A DNA window from Primulina tabacum isolate GXHZ01 chromosome 12, ASM2559414v2, whole genome shotgun sequence contains the following coding sequences:
- the LOC142520911 gene encoding ribonuclease 3-like protein 3, with amino-acid sequence MVEEKVEVSVPFQELVLEKNKNPEEEEEDLVKEMRKILGGYEFKDKILLLQAFTHHSYKEDCSSYERLEFIGDSVLGIMITRELYFMHQDLNPGQLTKLRAANVDNEKLARVAVKYNLHKFLRHNKPLLAAKIEEFSNDMKEYPLHSFGLIDAPKVLGDIVESLIGAIYIDSNSSIDKTWEILKALLAPIVTPSSLKMHPVTRLYELCQKNGFKVEIRDYWNKTGEFEFFVDDEFVGRGKYTDKKSIACNRAAHDAFCNLIRKINKTSSS; translated from the exons ATGGTAGAAGAGAAAGTTGAAGTATCTGTCCCTTTCCAAGAACTCGTCTTGGAAAAGAACAAAAACCCGGAAGAGGAAGAAGAAGATTTGGTCAAAGAGATGAGAAAGATCCTCGGGGGATATGAATTCAAGGACAAGATCTTGTTGTTACAAGCATTCACACATCATTCATATAAAGAGGATTGTTCCTCGTACGAGAGGCTCGAATTCATCGGCGATTCGGTTCTAGGCATTATGATCACTAGAGAACTATATTTTATGCACCAGGACTTGAATCCCGGTCAGTTAACGAAGCTTCGAGCCGCAAACGTCGATAACGAGAAGCTTGCACGGGTTGCGGTCAAGTATAACTTGCACAAGTTTCTGCGGCATAACAAGCCTCTACTTGCAGCAAAG ATTGAAGAATTTAGTAATGATATGAAGGAGTATCCTTTGCATTCATTTGGACTCATTGATGCCCCAAAGGTTCTCGGAGATATTGTTGAATCCTTGATTGGTGCTATATATATCGACTCCAACTCCTCAATAGACAAAACATGGGAG ATACTGAAGGCTTTATTGGCTCCAATAGTCACACCTTCGTCTCTAAAGATGCATccagttacacgattgtacgaATTATGCCAGAAAAATGGATTTAAAGTCGAGATTAGAGACTACTGGAATAAAACTGGAGAATTCGAATTTTTTGTGGACGATGAATTCGTTGGAAGAGGAAAATACACAGACAAGAAGAGCATTGCTTGTAACAGAGCGGCACACGACGCATTCTGCAATCTTATACGAAAGATCAATAAGACAAGCTCATCATAG
- the LOC142520158 gene encoding ribonuclease 3-like protein 3 — translation MNEYPLHSFGLIDAPKVLGDIVESLIGAIYIDSNSSIDKTWEIMKTLLAPIVTPSSLKMHPVTRLYELCQKNGFKVEIRDYWKKTGEFEFFVDNEFVGKGKYTDKKSIACNRAAHDAFCYLVQKIDKTSSS, via the exons ATGAATGAGTATCCTTTGCATTCATTTGGACTCATTGATGCCCCAAAGGTTCTCGGAGATATTGTTGAATCCTTGATTGGTGCTATATATATCGACTCCAACTCCTCAATAGACAAAACATGGGAG ATAATGAAGACTTTATTGGCTCCAATAGTCACACCTTCGTCTCTAAAGATGCATCCAGTTACAAGATTGTACGAACTATGCCAGAAAAATGGATTTAAAGTCGAGATTAGGGACTACTGGAAGAAAACTGGAGAATTCGAATTTTTTGTGGACAATGAATTCGTCGGAAAAGGAAAATATACAGACAAGAAGAGCATTGCTTGTAACAGAGCGGCACACGACGCATTCTGCTATCTTGTACAAAAGATCGATAAGACAAGCTCATCATAG